A genomic region of Glycine max cultivar Williams 82 chromosome 15, Glycine_max_v4.0, whole genome shotgun sequence contains the following coding sequences:
- the LOC100500520 gene encoding uncharacterized protein LOC100500520 precursor: MSPKYKLVLLIALVLVATSLAGRTKEHPKHPPSLQEQQHTPHLDSYPPKHRPKPPHPVHGAGEEPTSIPRKKGPRRPPN; the protein is encoded by the coding sequence ATGTCTCCCAAATACAAGCTAGTGCTGTTGATAGCATTGGTTTTGGTTGCAACCTCCCTTGCTGGTCGCACAAAGGAACATCCTAAGCATCCTCCATCCCTTCAAGAACAACAACACACCCCACACCTTGATAGCTACCCGCCAAAGCATAGACCGAAACCACCTCATCCTGTACATGGTGCCGGGGAGGAACCAACCTCCATTCCACGAAAGAAGGGACCAAGAAGGCCTCCGAACTGA